One genomic window of candidate division WOR-3 bacterium includes the following:
- a CDS encoding T9SS type A sorting domain-containing protein, which yields LYPPYGNGIWFYYDTLNHRMILEWDSVHYYNPREQWDKFQIIIYDTSIQTPTGDNVIKFQYLTANNYFSNTVGIEDQTNTIGICAVYNNSYHRASAQLQPRRAIKFVTGPPLPSVIYEVSLKRLNNKKELPTILNSISVYFPQRSKIIIYDISGKKIWELKSKEKIITKLSKGVYFIKTEREKYKIIIIN from the coding sequence ATTTATATCCACCTTATGGTAATGGAATTTGGTTTTATTACGATACATTAAATCATCGGATGATTTTAGAATGGGACAGTGTTCATTATTATAATCCAAGAGAACAATGGGATAAGTTTCAGATAATTATTTATGATACAAGTATTCAAACACCGACCGGTGATAATGTAATTAAATTTCAATATCTGACAGCAAATAATTATTTTTCTAATACGGTTGGTATTGAGGACCAGACGAATACGATAGGAATTTGTGCGGTTTACAACAATAGTTATCATCGGGCATCAGCACAATTACAGCCAAGAAGAGCAATTAAATTCGTTACCGGTCCACCTTTACCAAGTGTAATATATGAAGTTTCTCTAAAGAGATTAAATAATAAAAAAGAATTACCTACTATTTTAAACAGCATTTCAGTATATTTTCCTCAAAGGTCAAAAATAATCATTTATGATATAAGTGGAAAGAAAATATGGGAATTAAAAAGCAAAGAGAAAATAATAACAAAACTTTCTAAAGGTGTCTATTTTATAAAAACTGAAAGAGAAAAATATAAAATTATTATAATAAATTAA